Proteins found in one Arthrobacter sp. U41 genomic segment:
- a CDS encoding NAD(P)H-quinone oxidoreductase, translated as MRVVRANRPGGPEVLAIEEMPVPVPAPGEVLIAVTAAGLNRADTLQREGNYKLPSGATDVLGLEVSGTISAVGSGVHQFSVGDEVVALLVGGGYAEHVAVPSGQVVRAPAGVDLVSAAALPETMATVYSNLFMSTSVAPGETVLIHGGAGGIGTTAIQLVRAFGGTVAVTAGSREKLNAAAHLGADILINYREQDFVDEIKNATGGRGADVILDVVGGTYLARNIDALNFSGRLVIIGLQGGAKAELDIRSLMMKRASVIGTLLRPRPVQEKTAIMEALSKNVWPMVTSGEVQVQVDKTFPLAEAAAAHRYFDSGSHIGKVLLTV; from the coding sequence ATGAGGGTAGTTCGCGCAAATAGACCAGGAGGCCCTGAAGTACTCGCAATCGAAGAGATGCCTGTGCCGGTTCCCGCACCCGGCGAAGTGCTCATCGCCGTTACCGCAGCCGGCCTCAACCGAGCCGACACGCTGCAGCGCGAGGGTAACTACAAGCTTCCTTCCGGGGCGACAGATGTTCTCGGACTCGAGGTGTCCGGCACGATCTCAGCTGTCGGCTCCGGTGTCCACCAGTTTTCGGTGGGCGATGAAGTCGTGGCGCTGCTGGTCGGTGGCGGCTATGCAGAGCACGTAGCCGTTCCCTCGGGCCAGGTGGTCAGGGCCCCCGCGGGCGTCGACCTTGTCAGCGCGGCCGCCCTGCCCGAAACCATGGCAACCGTATATTCCAACCTCTTCATGTCCACTAGCGTCGCCCCTGGCGAGACTGTGCTGATCCATGGCGGCGCTGGCGGCATCGGAACCACTGCAATTCAGCTGGTGAGGGCCTTCGGAGGCACCGTGGCTGTCACCGCGGGTTCCAGGGAGAAGCTGAACGCGGCCGCCCATCTGGGTGCGGACATCCTGATCAACTACCGGGAACAGGACTTCGTTGACGAGATCAAGAACGCCACGGGCGGTCGGGGGGCGGATGTCATCCTTGATGTTGTCGGCGGGACGTATCTGGCCCGCAATATCGACGCTCTCAACTTCTCTGGCCGACTTGTGATTATCGGGCTGCAAGGCGGAGCCAAAGCCGAACTCGACATCCGGTCACTCATGATGAAGCGTGCCAGCGTGATTGGCACCCTGCTGCGGCCAAGGCCCGTGCAGGAGAAAACTGCCATCATGGAGGCTTTGTCCAAAAACGTCTGGCCTATGGTCACTTCGGGCGAGGTCCAAGTGCAGGTGGACAAGACCTTCCCCCTGGCCGAGGCAGCCGCCGCCCATCGATACTTCGACTCGGGCTCGCATATTGGCAAAGTCCTGCTTACCGTCTAA
- a CDS encoding SDR family NAD(P)-dependent oxidoreductase, which yields MKERVLVTGGASGIGAAIVERCLQEGYEPVVIDRVGSKLRADLSDPEATAEVLQEALADGPIHRLVNNVGMIKVASIETVSMEDLELTWSVNVRSAIQCLQAVLPAMKERGFGRVVNISSRAALGKEGRTAYASSKAALLGLTRTWALELGRHGVTVNAIGPGPIRTAMFEAANPPGAPRTQEIIDSIPVQRMGEPEDIANSVLHFLDDRSGFVTGQALYVCGGKTVGMAGI from the coding sequence ATGAAGGAACGCGTATTGGTGACGGGTGGAGCGTCCGGAATTGGGGCAGCTATCGTAGAGCGCTGCCTGCAAGAGGGCTACGAGCCCGTCGTGATAGACCGCGTCGGCTCCAAGTTGAGAGCCGATTTGTCGGATCCCGAGGCTACCGCCGAGGTGCTGCAGGAGGCGTTGGCGGACGGGCCGATCCACCGGCTCGTCAACAACGTCGGAATGATAAAGGTCGCCTCCATCGAAACCGTCAGCATGGAGGACCTAGAACTGACGTGGTCAGTCAACGTGCGCTCAGCCATTCAATGCCTGCAGGCCGTCCTGCCCGCCATGAAAGAGCGCGGGTTCGGGCGCGTCGTCAATATTTCATCCCGGGCGGCCTTGGGCAAGGAAGGCAGAACAGCTTATGCCTCGTCGAAGGCGGCACTGCTGGGGCTAACCCGGACGTGGGCATTGGAACTTGGAAGACACGGAGTGACCGTAAACGCAATTGGCCCGGGCCCAATTCGGACGGCGATGTTCGAAGCAGCCAACCCGCCCGGCGCCCCCAGAACGCAGGAGATCATTGACTCCATCCCGGTGCAAAGGATGGGGGAGCCCGAGGACATAGCCAACAGCGTGCTTCATTTCCTCGACGATCGATCCGGTTTCGTGACCGGGCAGGCCCTGTACGTTTGCGGTGGCAAGACAGTGGGCATGGCAGGAATCTGA
- a CDS encoding tripartite tricarboxylate transporter substrate binding protein — MNKKFTRTARMLAGVGVMSVAVVACGSTAGTRSAEGYPTENIRFIIPYSAGGPTDVTARALAPCLSKELGRSVVAENVAGGSGALGMQKLIGSKADGHTVAIVSTGMTVLTPLVNDLDYSKDDITPIGVISHVPMNLVVGKDSSYKDAKAFIDAAKADPGKLTVAVSGSSTPQAIELQRLEDQYGVDITVVPFDGSAGATTAVLGGHADAAFINDAPEVSARVEDGSFRALAVSAEERQKHLPDTPTLVELGYPDLTLAVTTYALAGPAGLPGDATSKLAATLETCLKDPKTVEIIGARFVPETFDDAEALKGILDEGAAVYKTMLKK; from the coding sequence ATGAATAAGAAATTCACCCGCACGGCACGTATGCTCGCCGGCGTCGGAGTTATGTCTGTTGCAGTCGTAGCCTGCGGCAGTACGGCAGGCACCCGATCAGCTGAAGGGTACCCCACCGAAAATATCCGCTTCATTATTCCCTATTCCGCCGGAGGTCCGACCGATGTAACGGCCCGTGCCCTTGCGCCGTGCCTGAGCAAGGAGCTCGGTCGGTCAGTCGTCGCTGAGAACGTAGCGGGCGGCTCCGGTGCTCTGGGGATGCAGAAGCTGATCGGCTCCAAGGCGGATGGACATACCGTGGCGATTGTGTCGACTGGAATGACTGTGCTGACGCCGCTGGTCAATGATCTCGACTATTCGAAGGATGACATCACGCCGATCGGAGTCATTTCCCATGTACCAATGAACCTGGTGGTCGGAAAGGACTCGTCCTACAAAGATGCCAAGGCATTCATTGATGCAGCCAAGGCTGATCCGGGTAAGCTCACCGTTGCTGTATCCGGATCATCCACACCGCAGGCCATCGAACTGCAGCGGCTCGAGGACCAGTATGGCGTAGACATCACGGTTGTGCCGTTCGATGGCAGTGCAGGAGCAACAACGGCAGTTCTGGGCGGCCACGCGGACGCAGCTTTCATCAACGATGCGCCCGAAGTCTCGGCCAGGGTCGAAGACGGTTCGTTCAGGGCACTTGCAGTCTCTGCCGAAGAAAGGCAGAAGCACCTGCCGGATACGCCCACGCTTGTCGAGCTCGGTTACCCTGACCTGACCCTGGCGGTTACTACATATGCGCTTGCGGGCCCGGCGGGTCTGCCAGGCGACGCCACCTCCAAACTTGCGGCCACCCTGGAGACGTGCCTTAAGGACCCGAAGACAGTCGAGATCATTGGCGCACGCTTCGTCCCTGAAACGTTTGATGACGCTGAAGCCCTCAAGGGGATACTCGATGAGGGCGCGGCTGTCTACAAGACGATGCTGAAGAAGTAA
- a CDS encoding tripartite tricarboxylate transporter TctB family protein: MSATPVHTQWPRVIPIVLLLVGVAVMVGAYQLSLGQLNKPGPGLWPFILGMFLTVMAGVLLVVQDPTECERWNRRALYIAGGLASLGIFIVLFQAIGFLIPAFLMLTLWLKTFGEEPWKLAVPLAAAGSVVMHFLFVVALGVPFPKDVVVTLFSALGV, from the coding sequence GTGTCCGCAACGCCTGTCCATACACAATGGCCCCGCGTCATTCCGATCGTCCTATTGCTGGTTGGCGTGGCTGTAATGGTTGGCGCTTATCAGCTGTCTTTAGGGCAACTAAACAAACCGGGACCCGGATTGTGGCCGTTTATCCTCGGAATGTTTCTTACAGTGATGGCAGGTGTCCTCCTGGTTGTCCAGGATCCCACCGAATGCGAACGCTGGAACCGCCGGGCGTTGTACATCGCCGGGGGTCTGGCGAGCTTAGGTATCTTTATCGTCCTTTTTCAGGCGATCGGTTTCCTCATCCCGGCTTTCCTCATGCTGACCTTGTGGCTGAAGACTTTCGGCGAGGAACCGTGGAAGCTGGCGGTACCGCTAGCCGCCGCCGGTTCCGTTGTGATGCATTTTCTCTTCGTAGTGGCGTTGGGCGTTCCGTTCCCCAAGGATGTCGTCGTTACTCTATTTTCAGCTTTGGGAGTCTGA
- a CDS encoding tripartite tricarboxylate transporter permease — MDALNNLALGFSVAFDPMNLLYVFIGVTVGTAIGVLPGLGPTATIALLLPLTLTLDPTAAVIMLAGIYYGSMYGGTITSVLLRLPGEAASVVTTFDGYQMAKQGRAGAALGISAIGSFIGGTASVIGLVFLAPVLADAALAFGPPAFVALMVLGLFLVTSLGTGSTVKALCMAAVGLLLSAIGQDLVTGKPRFTFGQTSLLDGLDFVAVAMGLFGVGEILYNLEQTEKVQAFTSKIKNILPTRKDLRDSSGAIARGSVLGFFIGILPGGGGVLSSLASYAMEKRRAKDPSRFGKGAIEGVAGPETANNASSTSAFIPLLVLGIPSNVVLALLFGALLVHGITPGPQMMTNNPEVFWGVIASMFIGNLMLLALNIPLVGFFVQLLRIRAGILVTFALLVVMVGVFSISNDVFDMWVVLVFGVLGWLMKKTGFDPGPLVLAFVLGPILETSVRQSLLLSGGSFGIFVTDPISLTIFLVLGAGIIFGFVSKRRRRPMALLAANKPEKMPAE, encoded by the coding sequence ATGGACGCGTTGAACAATCTCGCCTTGGGGTTCTCTGTGGCCTTTGACCCCATGAACTTGTTGTATGTATTCATCGGTGTGACGGTTGGTACTGCCATCGGCGTTTTGCCCGGTCTTGGTCCGACGGCCACGATCGCCCTTCTGCTGCCTCTGACGCTCACGCTTGATCCCACGGCTGCGGTCATCATGCTGGCCGGCATTTACTACGGCTCCATGTATGGAGGAACAATAACCTCCGTGTTGTTGCGCTTGCCGGGCGAGGCCGCCTCGGTGGTCACGACGTTTGACGGCTATCAAATGGCTAAGCAAGGACGTGCCGGAGCTGCTCTCGGTATCTCAGCCATTGGCTCCTTTATCGGCGGAACGGCGTCGGTTATTGGTCTGGTCTTCCTTGCTCCGGTGCTTGCGGACGCGGCGCTCGCTTTCGGTCCACCCGCTTTCGTGGCGCTCATGGTTCTCGGACTCTTTCTCGTCACCTCGCTGGGTACGGGTTCTACGGTCAAGGCGCTGTGCATGGCTGCAGTGGGGCTCCTGCTCTCAGCGATTGGCCAGGACCTGGTAACGGGCAAGCCCCGCTTCACCTTCGGCCAGACGTCCCTGCTCGATGGTCTGGACTTCGTCGCCGTCGCCATGGGCTTGTTCGGCGTTGGCGAGATTCTGTACAACCTGGAGCAGACAGAAAAAGTCCAGGCCTTTACCTCAAAAATAAAGAACATCCTGCCCACGCGGAAGGATCTCAGGGACTCTTCCGGAGCCATTGCGCGTGGTTCCGTGCTCGGCTTCTTCATCGGCATTCTCCCGGGCGGAGGCGGCGTACTTTCTTCGCTGGCGTCCTACGCGATGGAGAAACGCCGGGCTAAGGATCCAAGCAGGTTCGGGAAAGGGGCCATCGAGGGGGTTGCAGGACCGGAAACCGCCAATAATGCATCCTCGACGTCGGCTTTCATCCCCCTGCTGGTGCTTGGAATTCCGTCGAACGTCGTGCTGGCGCTGCTGTTCGGTGCTTTGCTGGTTCACGGCATTACGCCAGGCCCGCAGATGATGACCAATAACCCCGAGGTCTTCTGGGGCGTCATTGCATCAATGTTCATCGGCAATCTGATGCTGCTTGCGCTCAATATACCCTTGGTCGGTTTCTTCGTTCAGCTGCTCCGTATCCGCGCCGGCATACTCGTCACGTTTGCCTTGCTGGTGGTCATGGTAGGTGTCTTCTCGATCAGCAACGACGTGTTCGACATGTGGGTAGTGCTCGTGTTCGGCGTGCTCGGATGGCTAATGAAGAAGACCGGGTTTGATCCGGGCCCCTTGGTCCTGGCCTTCGTTCTTGGACCAATTCTCGAGACCTCCGTGCGGCAGTCGCTACTGCTCTCGGGCGGCAGCTTCGGGATCTTTGTAACAGATCCGATCTCGCTGACTATCTTCCTGGTACTGGGCGCAGGCATTATCTTCGGATTCGTCAGCAAGCGCCGCCGTCGCCCGATGGCACTGCTTGCCGCCAACAAGCCGGAAAAGATGCCCGCAGAATAG
- a CDS encoding MmgE/PrpD family protein, producing the protein MIVAEPGPTILAQLADYVDSLSYDAIPPDVTERAKTVLFHNLVVALGARNLNIPGQDRVNWPEGAPRTVTATRLTDGWRGPNESSLYTNSLLMGARAQHDEHPGSVSHFGSCVIPPLLAVAENRSLGGRAFIVAMIAGYQVGAGIGGSSVGAVTRRGFRPTGLFGPFAAAAAVAKAHGGGAAQIANALAIAASSAAGITQMWRRGTDEWRYQTAAAARNGFFAATLAEEGVQGAPDAIEGASGFHRAFAGQDPADGDEILGSLNTWAVSDVILKPFPVCAINQAAVQRIVELRSRYGFGAEDVDEVVVAVSQSDRSYPGVDARGRPPTATAAMMSMQFALGVALVYGSVDVGHLAEHGNPSVLGAAAKVRLETGPAEPGDHRASVRIRLLDGQRMDSGPARAVEYDRDGIMDLARHLLPASGLSWSEMSAVADFVYSLEDRDDVGQLLPLCLPSRNRHGALAPKPDLLA; encoded by the coding sequence ATGATCGTCGCCGAACCGGGACCAACCATCCTTGCCCAACTTGCTGATTACGTTGACAGTCTCAGCTACGACGCGATACCGCCAGACGTCACCGAGCGTGCCAAGACGGTCTTATTTCATAACCTCGTCGTTGCATTGGGGGCGAGGAACCTAAATATTCCCGGGCAGGACCGGGTGAACTGGCCGGAGGGCGCGCCCCGCACGGTGACAGCGACACGGTTGACCGACGGTTGGAGGGGACCGAACGAAAGCAGTTTGTACACCAACTCGCTGCTCATGGGGGCTCGCGCCCAGCACGACGAGCACCCCGGTTCGGTAAGCCACTTCGGCAGCTGCGTCATTCCGCCTCTGCTCGCCGTGGCGGAAAACCGTTCCCTGGGCGGCCGGGCATTCATCGTCGCCATGATTGCCGGCTACCAGGTGGGCGCCGGCATCGGTGGCAGCTCCGTGGGTGCAGTAACACGGCGCGGGTTCCGCCCTACTGGCCTGTTCGGTCCATTTGCCGCAGCGGCCGCTGTCGCGAAGGCGCACGGGGGAGGGGCGGCACAAATCGCCAACGCACTCGCCATTGCGGCCAGCTCTGCAGCGGGCATCACGCAAATGTGGAGACGCGGAACGGATGAATGGCGCTACCAGACGGCGGCTGCGGCAAGAAACGGTTTCTTCGCGGCAACTTTGGCCGAGGAAGGGGTTCAGGGTGCGCCGGATGCCATTGAAGGTGCATCCGGCTTCCACCGGGCCTTTGCCGGTCAGGATCCAGCGGACGGGGATGAAATTCTGGGCAGCCTGAACACGTGGGCCGTGAGCGATGTCATTCTCAAGCCGTTTCCGGTATGCGCGATCAATCAGGCTGCCGTCCAAAGGATCGTTGAGCTCAGAAGTAGATACGGGTTCGGGGCTGAGGATGTGGACGAGGTCGTCGTCGCGGTGAGTCAAAGTGACAGGTCCTATCCAGGAGTCGACGCGCGGGGTCGACCACCGACAGCCACGGCGGCAATGATGAGCATGCAGTTTGCCCTTGGGGTGGCGCTGGTTTACGGGAGCGTCGACGTCGGCCACCTCGCCGAGCACGGAAATCCTTCCGTGCTCGGCGCTGCGGCGAAAGTGAGACTCGAGACCGGACCGGCTGAACCGGGGGACCACCGGGCTTCGGTGCGGATACGCCTGCTTGACGGTCAGCGCATGGATTCGGGTCCGGCCCGCGCAGTTGAGTACGATCGCGACGGCATCATGGACCTTGCCCGTCACCTGCTGCCTGCCTCAGGGCTTTCCTGGTCAGAAATGAGTGCGGTGGCGGACTTCGTCTATAGCTTGGAGGACCGCGATGACGTGGGACAGTTGCTGCCACTTTGCCTTCCGTCCCGGAACCGGCACGGTGCGCTTGCCCCTAAGCCGGATTTGTTGGCATAA
- a CDS encoding NADP-dependent oxidoreductase, which yields MNVELRPRMRAVSPSSWGPPEVLREIEVDRPSPQPGEVLIRVKAIGVNPTDWKSRATGGRRLWKNPPILGFDVSGVVEEVAEGSVLFQPGDEIFGMPHFPQQAGAYAEYVAGPARQFARKPARLDHIQAAALPLAGLTAWQALVDAAGLLAGERVLIHAAAGGVGHLAVQIAKARGAYVIGTARRSKHEFVRSLGADEVLDYTEAHSVESLSKVDVVIDLIGAETGQRSVGLIRPGGTLVSLIPRRHGPTAAAAAAAGVRYTLVVVEPDAEGLKALARLVDSGELRPHVSAVLPLSDARGAHELGETGRTTGKIVLTP from the coding sequence ATGAATGTTGAGCTTCGGCCGCGTATGCGAGCCGTCAGTCCTTCCAGCTGGGGCCCACCTGAGGTCCTCCGGGAAATTGAAGTGGACAGGCCTTCCCCCCAACCGGGCGAAGTCCTGATTCGTGTCAAAGCAATCGGGGTAAATCCGACAGATTGGAAGAGCCGGGCTACCGGCGGCAGGAGGCTGTGGAAGAACCCCCCGATCCTGGGGTTCGATGTCTCCGGCGTTGTTGAGGAGGTGGCCGAAGGTTCCGTTCTCTTCCAGCCGGGCGACGAGATCTTCGGAATGCCCCATTTCCCTCAACAGGCGGGGGCTTACGCAGAGTATGTTGCCGGACCCGCCCGCCAGTTCGCCCGCAAGCCGGCACGCTTGGACCACATTCAGGCTGCGGCCTTGCCGTTGGCGGGTCTCACCGCATGGCAGGCCTTGGTTGATGCCGCCGGCTTGCTGGCTGGAGAACGCGTGCTCATCCATGCAGCAGCCGGCGGCGTCGGCCATCTAGCGGTACAGATCGCAAAGGCACGCGGAGCATACGTCATCGGCACAGCCCGGCGTTCAAAGCATGAGTTCGTCCGCAGCCTGGGCGCGGACGAAGTGCTGGACTACACGGAAGCCCACTCCGTTGAAAGCCTTTCAAAGGTGGACGTTGTCATTGATTTGATCGGCGCAGAGACCGGACAACGCTCTGTCGGCCTTATTCGCCCCGGAGGCACTCTGGTTTCTTTGATTCCCCGAAGGCACGGCCCGACGGCGGCGGCGGCTGCTGCTGCCGGCGTCCGCTACACCTTGGTGGTCGTTGAACCGGACGCTGAAGGCCTGAAGGCGCTTGCACGGCTGGTGGACTCGGGAGAACTTCGCCCCCACGTCTCGGCGGTCCTTCCATTGTCTGACGCCCGCGGTGCCCACGAGTTGGGTGAGACTGGCCGAACAACAGGAAAAATCGTGCTGACGCCCTAG
- a CDS encoding alpha/beta fold hydrolase, with amino-acid sequence MTFYPGVSQGTVNVDGVEVSYYDTGDKERGGAPIVLLHGTGGSAENNFAALLPMLSFRHRVLALDFVDDLPDSSGPLSVDHFVSQASAVIQRLSPGRPVTLVGYSLGAVAAAVVAAEQPELVGNLVLVAGWMKTDEHQKLRNSVWQQLHDSGSEALAEFMLLTAFSSRFVATRQPGELQKLLAGIKSAPSRARKMRLNRTVDISSKLSGIRARTLVIGCSDDQMAPIRHSHALFGAINDSRFVEISSGHAVVHERPAELFTRIDNFVQGHDSEDAGAVLAPVHA; translated from the coding sequence GTGACTTTCTACCCGGGAGTATCCCAAGGTACCGTCAACGTCGACGGCGTCGAAGTGTCGTATTACGACACCGGTGATAAGGAAAGGGGCGGAGCACCCATAGTCCTCCTTCATGGGACAGGTGGGAGCGCGGAAAACAATTTTGCTGCCCTTCTGCCCATGTTGTCGTTCCGGCACCGGGTGTTGGCCCTCGATTTCGTGGACGACCTCCCCGACAGCTCCGGGCCGCTGTCCGTGGATCACTTTGTCAGTCAGGCCTCCGCGGTCATCCAGAGGCTGTCACCAGGCCGACCCGTCACGCTTGTCGGCTATTCACTCGGCGCTGTCGCTGCCGCTGTAGTGGCCGCCGAGCAACCCGAACTGGTCGGAAACCTGGTTCTGGTCGCAGGTTGGATGAAAACCGACGAACATCAGAAACTGCGGAATTCAGTCTGGCAGCAGCTTCACGATTCGGGGTCCGAGGCATTGGCGGAGTTCATGCTCCTCACCGCTTTCAGCTCCCGGTTCGTCGCCACCCGACAGCCCGGCGAACTCCAGAAGCTCCTCGCAGGCATCAAGAGCGCTCCCAGCAGGGCGCGCAAGATGCGCCTCAATAGAACGGTTGACATCTCGTCGAAGTTGTCAGGCATTAGGGCCCGGACGCTCGTCATTGGATGCTCCGACGACCAGATGGCTCCCATTCGACACAGCCATGCCCTGTTCGGCGCAATCAACGACTCCCGTTTTGTCGAGATTTCAAGTGGTCACGCCGTGGTGCATGAGCGACCTGCTGAACTCTTTACTCGCATTGACAATTTCGTTCAGGGACACGATTCCGAAGATGCCGGGGCCGTTCTGGCCCCCGTCCATGCATGA
- a CDS encoding flavin-containing monooxygenase, giving the protein MNHTEIAATADSDPRDEHDPLRSVDVIIVGTGFSGLGMGIQLARENNKSFVMLERAADVGGTWRDNTYPGAACDIQSHLYSFSFRPNPDWSRVYATQPEILQYLQAAAREEGLVPHIRFGAEVLDARWDETQEHWTVSTPRGTFTGKSLVTASGHLSDAKFPNIKGIDSFSGEIFHSAQWDHDVQLEGKRIGVVGSGASAIQIVPEIAETAAELTVFQRSAPYVIPRLDYFYTDAERGMFRKFPHTAQAIRDELFWGNEARFPQRRGVPAFIDQITETADNHRKSQIADPVLYKKLTPNYAIGCKRILISNDYYPALTRSNVTLETDGISHIEGNTVVTREGERHELDVLVLSTGFEASDLPISHRIYGKGDVSLADHWGKGGQAYACTTVSGFPNLFVMLGPNTGLGAGSIIFMAETQISYIAGALKYMSENSVSSLEVRAEAEEEYVKTIHDRSQGTVWLSGGCESWYVDPRNGRLTTLWPDFMSQFRKENGTFRDDDYVVRARSDQSQPILAGGR; this is encoded by the coding sequence ATGAATCATACTGAAATCGCAGCAACTGCCGACAGTGACCCGAGGGACGAACATGATCCGTTGAGAAGTGTCGATGTGATCATCGTCGGGACCGGTTTCTCGGGCCTTGGGATGGGCATCCAGCTCGCTCGAGAAAACAACAAGTCATTTGTCATGCTGGAACGCGCCGCTGATGTAGGCGGGACGTGGCGCGACAACACTTATCCGGGGGCTGCGTGTGACATTCAGTCACACCTTTATTCGTTCTCGTTTCGTCCCAACCCTGACTGGTCAAGGGTCTACGCCACTCAGCCGGAGATTCTCCAGTACCTTCAGGCTGCAGCCCGCGAAGAAGGGCTCGTCCCACACATCCGTTTCGGGGCGGAAGTGCTGGACGCCCGCTGGGACGAAACCCAGGAGCACTGGACGGTCTCCACGCCCCGGGGAACCTTCACCGGGAAGTCTTTGGTTACAGCGTCGGGACACCTCTCGGATGCGAAATTTCCCAACATCAAGGGGATAGACAGTTTCTCAGGTGAGATCTTCCATTCCGCGCAGTGGGACCATGATGTGCAGCTGGAGGGCAAACGGATCGGAGTGGTCGGTTCCGGCGCGTCAGCGATCCAGATTGTCCCGGAAATCGCAGAAACGGCCGCTGAGCTAACGGTCTTCCAGCGCTCAGCGCCCTATGTGATTCCCCGGCTGGACTACTTCTATACTGATGCCGAACGCGGAATGTTCAGGAAGTTTCCCCATACCGCCCAGGCCATCCGGGATGAGCTGTTCTGGGGCAATGAGGCACGTTTCCCGCAGCGCAGGGGCGTTCCGGCCTTTATTGACCAGATTACGGAGACAGCGGACAACCACCGTAAAAGCCAGATTGCTGATCCCGTCCTGTACAAGAAGCTCACTCCGAACTATGCAATTGGCTGCAAACGAATCCTGATCTCCAACGATTACTACCCGGCCCTGACCCGCTCCAACGTCACTCTGGAAACGGACGGGATCAGCCACATTGAGGGGAACACAGTAGTCACCCGGGAAGGGGAACGGCACGAGCTGGATGTCCTGGTCCTGAGCACCGGATTTGAAGCGAGCGATCTGCCGATTTCGCATCGTATTTACGGAAAGGGCGACGTCTCGCTGGCGGATCACTGGGGCAAAGGAGGGCAGGCGTATGCCTGCACAACGGTAAGCGGCTTTCCAAACTTGTTTGTGATGCTCGGGCCGAACACCGGATTGGGGGCAGGATCCATTATCTTCATGGCAGAAACCCAGATCTCCTATATAGCGGGGGCATTGAAGTACATGAGTGAGAACTCGGTTTCCTCCTTGGAAGTGAGGGCCGAAGCGGAGGAGGAGTACGTGAAAACCATTCATGATCGCAGCCAGGGTACTGTGTGGCTCTCAGGTGGTTGCGAAAGCTGGTACGTAGATCCGAGGAACGGTCGGCTGACTACGCTTTGGCCCGATTTCATGAGCCAGTTCAGGAAGGAAAATGGGACCTTCCGGGACGATGATTACGTTGTAAGGGCCCGTTCGGACCAGAGTCAGCCGATATTGGCCGGTGGACGATGA
- a CDS encoding Ldh family oxidoreductase, producing the protein MTTSPALVQVEESWLRSTVGRIFGSLGYSPASAARVSDSLVEADLRGVRSHGTMRVPMYVERIRAGSVSRHESAEVVRERGAICVLDARHALGALTSDQAMAMQKAEAFGVGAVTVRHGFHFGAASRYVLQAAESGYIGIAAANTRPLMAAIGGAEAVVGNNPLAIGVPSGDGAHLVLDMALSEAAFGKIKSAEQSGTCIPDTWATGPDGSATTDPAEAIRGLLLPAGGPKGFGLAVMVDVLTGVLSGGAWGDSVQGLYTGPEIPNDCSHFFLALNIEAFTDPDEFRQQVANMAARVRDSRRAPGVEALLTPGEPEWNARGAAGKGMVLVDGTVARELTNLERSLVVPPVMTN; encoded by the coding sequence ATGACCACGTCTCCTGCTCTCGTTCAAGTTGAGGAGTCCTGGCTGAGGTCGACAGTCGGGCGGATTTTTGGCTCCCTGGGCTACTCGCCGGCATCGGCGGCCAGAGTCTCAGATTCACTGGTTGAAGCGGATCTTCGCGGCGTCCGGTCCCACGGCACAATGCGCGTGCCCATGTACGTGGAGCGCATCAGAGCCGGTTCGGTTTCGCGGCACGAAAGCGCGGAGGTGGTGCGAGAGCGGGGAGCCATTTGCGTTCTGGATGCCCGCCACGCCCTCGGTGCTCTGACGTCAGATCAGGCAATGGCCATGCAGAAGGCTGAAGCGTTCGGTGTGGGCGCCGTGACTGTCCGACACGGCTTCCATTTCGGCGCCGCCTCCCGGTACGTGCTCCAGGCGGCCGAATCCGGCTACATCGGTATTGCAGCTGCCAACACGCGCCCTCTCATGGCCGCGATAGGAGGCGCAGAAGCCGTCGTCGGGAATAATCCCCTGGCCATCGGCGTGCCGAGCGGCGACGGAGCTCACTTGGTTCTGGATATGGCACTTTCAGAGGCGGCATTTGGAAAAATCAAGTCGGCTGAGCAGAGCGGGACTTGCATACCAGACACCTGGGCGACCGGACCGGACGGGTCCGCGACGACGGATCCGGCCGAAGCTATCCGCGGGCTGTTGCTTCCGGCAGGCGGTCCCAAGGGCTTTGGTCTAGCCGTGATGGTGGACGTCCTGACCGGAGTACTCTCCGGTGGCGCCTGGGGTGATAGCGTCCAAGGTCTCTACACGGGACCAGAAATCCCCAACGACTGTTCACACTTCTTTCTGGCCCTGAACATCGAAGCTTTCACCGACCCAGACGAGTTCAGGCAGCAGGTGGCCAACATGGCTGCCCGTGTACGGGACTCGCGACGAGCGCCGGGCGTCGAGGCCTTGCTTACCCCTGGAGAGCCGGAGTGGAACGCCCGCGGGGCAGCCGGCAAGGGAATGGTTCTGGTCGATGGCACTGTAGCCCGCGAACTCACGAATTTGGAGCGCTCTCTCGTAGTGCCCCCGGTCATGACGAACTAA